The DNA segment AACCCTGTCCTGTTGCTTTGACGACGGCCTCTTTACATGTCCAGAGCTGGAAAAATGCATGTAATTGAGCGTGCTTGGGGAGCGCGCGGATATAGTTTTGTTCACCGGGATGGAAAAGGCGAAGGAGGCCGTCCAGTTCGTCGAGTTTTCGAATGCACTCAACGTCTACTCCTATTTCGAGAGAGCTGTGGCAGACTGCTATGCATATGTGCGTTCCAGAGTGGGAGAGATTGAAAGATATTGGGGAATCCGTGAGAAGAGAGGGTTTGCCTCGTCGTGAGAGTGCAAACCTGAGTGCCCTTGGATTTTCTGCACAGTAGCGGGCAAGCAGCTTTCGGAGAAAGCCATGCGCAAGACCATATGTCTTTGCGTTACTCTGCGAGAAAAAAGAGCAAAATTTGCGGGTTTCTTCATAGGACAGGAGTTCGAGGAGTGCGTTTTCGGTCGAGAGGCTGTCGCAGGGGACGAGGTGCCAAAAATGCACCTCGTCCTTGCGCGGCAGCTCGAGAGTTGAAGGCAGACCCCCTGTGCTCTCAAGGTGCTGAATGTTCAATTGATGCTCCGAACGGTTAGCGGCGACGGCGGGATCGAGTTTTTGCCCGGCGACGTGCTCCAACAGAGAGTCCAGAGTTCGGTACGTTATCCTGATTTTCTGCTGTCAGAGATTCTGCAAGGAGCTGTGCCGAGGGATACAGGAAGAAATCTGCAATAGGGATTTCTTTCCCAAGACTTTCCCGAAGCTGTGACTGGATCTGCACCAGATGGAAGGATGTCAGTCCCTGTTCGAAAAAGTTGGCGCCGGGGTCAACATGCTCCGCGTTGAGAGCGCCTTTCATGGCGTGCATGATTGCATTGAGCAGAGGCGATGACTCCGATGGAATCTGAGACGGTGTAGGTGTCTTTGCATGAATGGCTGGCTCTGGGAGCTGCTTTCGGTCAACTTTGCCATTGGCTGTTATGGGGAAGCTTTGAAGTTCCATGATGCTTGAAGGAATCATGTAGCTTGGAAGCCTGTCTGTAAGTTCTTCCCGCAGCTCGGTTTCATTGAGCTTTTCGGCATGAGTAGGCAGGACATACGCCGCAAGAGAGCTTTTTCCTTCTGAGTCTTTCCAAAGGATGACAAGAGCCTCTCTGACTGCAGAGGAACCCTCCAGTGCGGATTCAATTTCGCCAAGTTCGATTCTATGGCCTCGGATTTTGACCTGATGGTCTGTCCGTCCCATAAATTCAAGCTCACCTTCCGGGCGATATCGTGCGAGGTCTCCTGTACGGTACAGACGCTCACCAGTCTGAGGATGCTGAATAAAGCTCTCGGCTGTTTTTTGAGGGCTGTTCCAGTACCCAATGGCAAGGCCTTCTCCTGCTATGTACAAGTCTCCAGCTACCCATTCCGGGCAATGATCTCCGTGAGTATTGAGAACATACATCTGCTGGTTTCGCATGGGGCGTCCATATGGAATGCTCTTCCAGTTCTGATAATGCTCAGAAATGGGATGCAGCACAGACCAGATAGATGCTTCTGTGGCACCGCCAAGGCTGATGACCTGAACGTGTTCGGCATATTCTTTCATGTTGGCTGGAAGATCTTTTGGAATCCAGTCGCCACTGAGCAAAGCGAGGCGAAGGGAAGAGGGAAGACGCTTCGAGCTGCCATTCAGATACGTGATAATCATTTGCATGAGGGCCGGGGCACTATTCCAGATACTGACATGATGCTTATGCATTTCTTCAATCCACAGCGCAGGGTCATTGATGTCTGACTGCGGGATGACAATGGTTCCTCCGGCGAAGAGGGGACCAAAAATGTCGTAGACCGAAAGGTCAAAGCCCAGACTTGAGACGGCAAAAACTGCGTCCTCTGCTGTGACATTGAATCGGGAATTGATGTCCGTAATGGTGTTGACTGCGCCCCAGTGGCTGATAGCCACGCCCTTTGGCGTTCCTGTAGAGCCTGACGTGTAGATGATATACGCAAGGCTGTCTGGGGAGGCGTGCCTGATTTCTTGGAGCTTTTCTGTTTGAAGAGCGTCTTCGATGTGATGCACGCTGACAGTGTCGGGCCATGAGATGCCCTGCGAAACTGACGCACTCGTCAGAATATGTTGGACTCCAGAATCCTTGAGGATAGCCGCGAGCCTTTGAGCTGGAACAGGAGGGACGAGGGGAAGGTAGGCCGCACCTGCAAACAGGCATCCCAAAACAGCGAATATCTGTTCTGGGCCACGCTCCAAAAGAATCGCAATGGGCTTTTCTTTCTGAGCGCCAGCCTGCGTCAGGGAAGCTGCAACAGATTTTGCCCGATCCATGAGTTCTGCATAGGTGAACGCGTCGTTTCCGCACCGCACAGCGCATGCCTTGGGGCTTTTGCGAGCCGTTTCAGCGACATGCTCGGTTAAGCTCTTTTGGGGCTGCGCTTCGTGTGTTGCGTTAAGCTGCCGAAGACGTGTGAGCTGGCTTGGTGGAAGAGTCACAGTCGCGTTTTCAAGAGATGTCTCGTCGTCCGCAAGTGTTTGCAAAAGTCTTGTGTACGCCGAGAACATATCCTGAGGAACATTTTCGGGGAACAGAGGCTCAATGAAGTCCCAGTTCGAGACCAGTGCTCCATCAAGCTCATACACCTGATGGTCCAGCCAGACCTGTGGTGTCTGGAATATGCTGTAGGTCATTTCTCCAAACTTCGTCAGGACTGCGGCATCGTGACCGACACTGCCCATAAGCGCGCTTGTAAAGACAACTGGCATGAGGGCTTCTGTGCCTGTCCCGTTCTGGTGCGCAAGGTCTCGCATGACCTCAACCCCACCATACAGTTTATGATCGATGTCATCCCATAACTGGGACTGGTCTTTCTTTGCGTTTTCGAGGAAGGATTGTCCCCCTGATCTGTCTATTTCGAGCAAGTTGAGCGAGGTGAAGTCACCAACAACGGCATCGATTTCTGGATGAAGTGGAAGCCTGTTGAACAGGGTCACGTTAACCGTGAAGCGGGGAGCTGAACTCCAGCGGGCCAAGACTTCTGAATAGGCAGAAATCAGCAGGGATGACGGGGTGATTCCGGCCTGTGATGCTTTGTGCTTGAGCTTGCCCCATGTCTCGACATCAAGCGTGTTGCTGAGTCTCGAAAAGCGCGGCTTAGCGATTTGTGACGGGGCGCAGGCAAGGGGAAGTTCTGGCGCAGCAGGGAGGCTCGAAAGTCTCTTCTGCCAGTATGCTTTGTCCTCTTCATATGCCGGAGAGCTTTTCAGTTCCTGTTCGGCAAGGATGTAGTCCCTGAATGTGAGCGGAATAGGAGAAAGCGTGTGCTCTGGAGTGTGATAGAAGTCTGCCCATTCCTTGAGGAAGGTAAAGAGACTCCATGCGTCGGCAATGACATTGTCGATGTCGATGTGCACTCTGACTCGCTGCTCTGGGAGCAGGGAAACCCGAATGTCAAAGAGCGGCCAGAGCTCAGAAGAAAGGGTCTGGTGAGACATTTCTTCCCGCGTTTCAAGAAGGCATCGCGAGATGGTCTCCCGATTTTCATTTTGCAGGTCGTTTTTCACAAAGGAATATGAGGGGACGTGCTCAAGAATGCGCTGTGTCCCGTCCTTGTTTATAACAGCCCGCAACATGGGATGACGTTCGATGATTTTTTGCCATGCCGTCTCAAGCCGGGCGATGTCCAGTCCTGTGTTTTCAATTTCATAATAGAAATGAGCTGATACATTTCCAAGCTCAAACGCCGTGTTGCGCCCCAGCCAGTAGGCATGCTGGATATCTGTCAGCGGGAATGGTTCATGGGTGGCCGACGCATCAGGAATAAGCTGTGGGAAGTGCCCTGTGTTTGTCGATTGCACTGAGGCGTTTTTGAGGACGGCATGGAGTTCCCGAACACTCGGCGCTGTAAAGATAGCGTTAAGTGAAAGCTCAACTCGAAGCTCCTTGCGTACTGCTGCAACAAGGCGGGTCGCGAGCAGGGAGTCTCCTCCCGCTTCAAAAAAGTCGTCAGTTGGAAGTAGGTCCTTAATGCCAAGTACTCTGCGCCAGATTGTAAGAAGTTTGGCCTCTTCTGACGAGAGAGGTGCCGCGCTCGCGGATTTTGACGCGGTATGCACAGGCTTTGGGAGCGCTTTCCGGTTTACTTTTCCGCTGGGGGTCAACGGGAATTTATCCATAAAGATAAACTCAGAAGGGACCATGTACGCAGGGAGTTTTCCCCGCAGGTACTGTTCGATCTGAGGAATCTCTTTGAGCTGGCGAACGTATGCAACAAGGCGTCGGCTTTGGCCGGGTTCTCCTGTTGCCTGAACGACAGCATCAAGCACGTCAGGATGCTGTTTGAGGCTTTGCTCAATTTCTCCAGGTTCGATGCGATGTCCGCGGATTTTAAGCTGAAAGTCAGCTCGTCCTATGAACTCGATGTTTCCGTCAGGCAGGTAGCGGCCCAGATCACCCGTGTGATACAGGCGTTCCCCTGTGGTTGGGTTGGTGACAAAGCGCTCGGCAGTCCGTGCGGAGTCATTCCAGTAGCCCAAAGAAAGGCCTGCGCCCCCGATGTAGAGATGGCCTGTTTTCCACGGTGGGCACACACGGAACCGCTCATCCAAAACCATGAGCTTTTGGTTGGTGAGTGGGGCACCGTATGGGATTTTTATGGCATCAGCTGTGACGTTTTCTGTCGGGTAGCAGATAGACCATATTGCGGCTTCTGTTGCTCCACCAAGACTGGTGACATCGGTTTTTTTGAATTTTTCCCGAATGTGGACAGGCAGAGCAACCGGAATCCAGTCGCCACTGAGTAAGACGTGTCTCAGGCTCTCGGGCGGCAGGGTTTCGCTTCCATCAAGGTAGTCCACGAGCATTTGCATGAGCGCAGGAGCAGAGTTCCAGATAGAGACAGCATGCTGCCGCATGAGCTGGATCCAGTGGGCTGGCTCTCGCCGAAGTTCTGGCTCAGGAAGAACAAGCGTTGCCCCGGCAGCAAAGGCTCCAAAGATATCGTACACAGACAGGTCAAAGTTTAGATTGGAGACCCCAAGGATGACATCCTCTGCGGTGATTCCCATCCGGGTGTTTATGTCGAGTACGGTGTTAACGACACTTCGATGGTCCTGCATGACCCCTTTGGGCTTTCCAGTCGAACCGGACGTGAAAATGATGTACGCCAGATCACTTGGTGAGCTTTGAGAAACGCCTTTTGCCTCAGGATCTTGAGGCTCATTTGCATTCAGGGTCAGAGCTGTGACGCCCTGAGGCCAGCTCTGGGCTGCAAACTCTGCCTGCGTCAAAACCATTTCAACCTGTCCGTCTTCAAGAATTGTCAGGATACGGTCCTGTGGCTGATCGGCTTCTACTGGAAGATAGGCTGCGCCTGTTTTGAGGATCGCCAGTGCTGCGCATATCTGCTCCCAGCCTTTATGCATAAGGATGGCAACGCGCAGTCCTGATTTGATGCCGCTGCTGGTCAAGCTGTTTGCGACTCTGGAAACATGCTGGTCAAGCTCGTGATATGTGAATTGCCTCTGACCGCTTTTGAGAGCAATTTTGTTGGGGTGCTTGTGCACGGACTGCTCAAAGAGACCGTCAAGAGTCAGGGAAGGGATATCCTTTTCCTTTGAATTCAGTGCGTGAATAGTCTCAAGGTGCTGCTGTGGCGCAAGATTGCCGACAGGCTCTGCCCATGCGTCTTTGGAGTGGGCCAACATTTCAAGCAGGGAAACATAGGCGTCCCGCATTTCTTCCAGCATGCCAGCTGGGAAAAGTGATTCGACATAATCCCAGTTAAAGTGAAGCTCGCTGTTTTCTTCAAAGACTTGGTGATCGAGCCAGACCTGAGGCGTCTGGGAGATGCAATGTGCAACGTGGGCGTCAACTCTGGATGGCAGGAATGCGGAACCTTTGCGGACGTTGCTCAGTGGGAGCAGGCTGGTAAAGACAACTGGCATGGTCTTGGGGGCGTCTTCCGTGTGCCTTTTGCGCATTTCACGCAGAACAGTGACAGCTGAGACCTGGCGATGTTCCATGTCTTCCCAGAGTTGAGTCTGGAGTGTGCTTGCTCCTTCTGCAAAAGGTGTGGAGTCCATCTTGGCTTCAAGGAGTGACAGGGTCGTAAAGTCTCCAACGATGTGTTCAATTTTTTCATGGAGAGGGAGACGGTTGAACAGTGTCAGGTTGAGAGAGAAGTGGTTAGAAGAACTCCATGCCGCGAGGACTTCACTAAACGCTGCGAGAAGAGCCGCGGAAGGCGTCAGGCCATGTGCTGATGCCTGTTCCTGAAACGCTGCCCAGCTTTTTGAATCAAGTCCGCCTCGCAGGCGGGAGAATGAGGGGCAGGAAATTGAAGAAGGTGACTGCGCTAGCGGAAGATCTGGTGCCGGAGGCAGGCTCTCAAGTCGCTTGGTCCAGTAGTCGAGATCCGCGAGATAGCTGTCCTGTTTTTTGAGAGCACTTTCTGCAAGCACATAGTCGCGGAAATGAATGCCGACATCGTGAAGCGTAACCTGCGGGTCAAGATAGAGCGCTTCAAGTTCATCAACAAGAATCATGAAGCTCATCCCGTCACCAATCAGCATGTCGAACGTCAGGTGCACTCGGGTTTGATTCGCCGGGAGTACAGAGGCCTGAACGTCAAAGAGCGGCCAGATTTGAGGATCACTGACCTTGTGGGACAGCTTGTCACGAAGCGCAAGCAGCTGCTTTTCCCTCTCAGAGTCAGAAAGCTTCTGCATGTCTCGCATGTGTAGCGTGAACTTTCCGGGAGATTCCAAAACTCTTTGGGTTCCATCTTCGGCAAAAACAGCCCGAAGCATGTCATGCCGATCTACAAGCGCGTTAATTGCCTGTTCGAGCCGGGGAAGGTCGAGGTCGCAGACGTCAACTTCGGCGTAGACCTGACACGAAACACCGCCCAGCTCCATGTCTTTCTGGCGTCCTGCCCAGTACGCGTATTGGACATCTGTCAGAGGGAACGGATCAAACTGATGCTCTTCGTCAGGCGTAATTGCTGGGAAATGTGTTTCAGGAGCTGCGTCTTTGTTGCCCTCGAAGCTGTCCAGAAGGTATTCCGCCAATGCTGTGAGGCGTCGTTCAGCCAAAAAGGCCGTTAGGGGAACCGCGAGCTTGAGATCTGCATCAATTCTGGATTTCAGCTGAACTGCGGTGAGGGAATCAAGCCCCATTCGGATGAGCGGGCGCTCTGATTCTCTGATGTCCTCTGCTGGGATTAAAAGAATACGCGAGGCGATTTCCGCAATATGTGTGCTCAGAATAGTCATCTTTTCTTCTGTGCTGGGCGCCGTCGTGAGCTGCTCACCAAGAGAACGAGTTGCTGACGCAGTGAGAGAGGGAGACTGACTCGTTTCGGTGTTTGGCGTGATAATGCTGAATTCTGCGGACTGGTTTGGAGTGACGTTAAACCAGTACCGCTTTTTGTTGAAAGGATAGACCGGAAGAGGTTCTTCAAGGGTAGGGACATCGCTGTAGTATGTGTCCCATGCGATAGTGTGGCCTGCAAGATATGCGTAGCCAAGAGCCTGAGCTGTTGCGCCAAGCCCTTTTTCGTTGCGGCGCAAGGGGGCTATCCAGATGTGATTTTCTTGAGGCTCAATGCAGGTTCGGCCAAGCCCCGTGAGCACGGGATGAGGACCTACTTCGATGAAGGTCGTGATGCCCTTGCTCTGGAGGCGTTGCATTCCCTGCATGAACAGAACTTCACTCCTGATATGGTTTTTCCAGTATTCAGGAGACATGAGAGCCGAAGCAGAAGCGACATCGCCCGTAACATTGGAAATGATGGGGATTTGGGGCGCAGAGTATGAAACCATTGAGGCAATCGCTTCAAATTTGTCCAGAATAGGTTCCATAAGGGAGGAGTGGAACGCGTGAGAAACATGGAGCTTGACGCTGTTGATGTCTTTGGCGTTGAGCGTCTCCAAGACGCGAGACAGAGCGTTTTCCGGACCACTCAGGACGGTGTTGTGCGGACTGTTTTCGGTGGCAAATTCAACGGAATTTTCCGAAGCTAAAAATGGAAGAATGGTCTGGCGGTCTGCAAAGACAGCGGCCATTGCACCGCCTCTGGGAAGGGACTGAATAAGGCGGCCTCTGGCTGCGACAAGCCGAAGGGCATCTTCGAGGGTGAAGACCCCTGCAAAGCATGCTGCTGCATATTCACCGACACTGTGACCCATGAGGAGGTCTGGAACAATTCCCCATTCTTTGAGTTGAACAGCAAGTGCGTATTCCAGTGAAAAAAGTGCAGGCTGGGTTATTGCTGTTTCATTGAGCTGGTCGGCTTTTTCGGCGTCGTGGAAAAGAATGTCGAGCAGGGATGCATGGAGATACGGCTCAAGGATTTTGTCGCATTCCTGGAGTGTTGTGCGGTACGTGGGGAACGTGTTGTAAAGCTCGCGTCCCATACCAAAGTATTGGGCACCCTGTCCGGTAAACAGCAGTGCGGTTTTTGAATGGCTTTGAGTTTTGCTGACCGCGATAGCCGGGTGCGAGGTGCTGGACGCCAGCTCGCTCAGGTGGGCGCGCATTTCTGCTGTTGTTTGAGCTGTTATGCTGGCCCTGTGAGGGAAGTGTGCTCGCGAGCCGTTGGTCTCTTTGCAAATTTCGTCGAGAGGGTCAGTTCGTTTTGCAAGGGCATGTGCATAGCGATCAGCAAGCTTCCGGAGGTCTTCTTTCGTTCTGGCTGCAAGGCAGAGCACCGTGTCTTCTCGGCTGGAGCGAGGGACTGTTGCCTTTTCTGGGGCCTCAGAAAGAAGAATGTGGGCGTTTGTTCCTCCAAAGCTAAAACCACTGACACCGGCAATTCTTGGGTGGGATTCAGGCGCTTCCCACGGAGTGAGCTGCGTTGGAACCGTTGCCGGGATAGCGTCGAGATCAATAAGCGGATTGGGTTCGGAGAAATGGAGGTTGCCGGGAACCTTTTTATATTTCATGGAAAGGAGGACTTTGATGATTCCTGCCATGCCTGCGGCCTGCTCAAGATGACCGATGTTGCTTTTGACAGAGCCAAGAAGCAGGGGGGCTGTTCGTTCTTTTCCTAGAACCGCCCCTGCGGAGGAGATTTCAATGGGATCGCCGATTTTTGTGCCAGTGCCATGAGCCTCAAGATAGGAGACTTCTGCGGGCTGAATTCCTGCCCGTGAAATAGCGTCCGAGATGACGCGTTGCTGGGCATCACCGTTAGGAACTGTCAAGCCGTTGCTTTGGCCATCCTGATTGATTGCTGACGAAAGAATGACACCCCAGATACGGTTCTTGTCCCGTTTTGCATCTGCAAGGCGTTTGAGAACCAGAACGCCGCATCCTTCTGAACGGACATAGCCATTGGCTGATTTGTCGAAGACTTTGCAGCGTCCGTCAGGAGCCATGAGGTTTGCCTGTGAAAAAATGATGGTCATTTCAGGAGACAGAATCAGGTTGATGCCGCCAGCGAGGGCAAGGTCTGATTCGCCATTCTTGAGGCTTGAACTTGCGGTATGGACTGCAACAAGGGAAGAAGAGCACGCCGTATCAATGGTCATGCTTGGCCCTTGTGCCCCAAGGAAGTAGGAAATCCGGTTGGCAAGAATGGAAGAGGATGCGCCTGTTCCACTATACAGGTTGAGCTGTTCTGGAACGGAAAAGAGCATGCGGCCGTAGTCACTTCCACTGGCACCAATAAAGACACCCGTTCTGGAGTGCTTTATGCCGTTGGGGTTGATGCCTGCCTGCTCCAGGGCGTTCCATGCGACTTCCAAAAGAATACGCTGCTGTGGGTCCGTGGAAAGTGCTTCGCGAGGCGATATGCCAAAGAAATCAGCATCAAAGCAATCAACATCCTGCAAAAAGCCGCCTTGATTGGTATTCATTTTCCCGGGTTGCGGCGTGCCTTCTGCATAAAATTTGTTGGCATCAAAGCGGCTGTGCGGAACAGGTGTAATCGCGTCTTTTCCTTCCGTGAGGAGGTTCCAGAAGTTTTCTGGGCCTTCACAAGCCCCTGGGAATTTGCACCACATTCCAACGATAGCAATTGCATCATCTGAGGCCGGATTCTGAGAGGAGGTGCTTTGCTGTGATGCGTTTTCTGTATGCGGCTGAGTGCTGCAACTGATGGGCTGCGGAGCCTTTTGAGGCTGAATGATTGCCTCTGTGAGGCTGGAGATCGTTGGGTGATCAAAGCCAAAGGTCGAAGGTAATGAGAGGTCAAAAGCTGTATTCAGCCCTGTGATGATCTGAAGAAGTTTCATGGAGTCAATGCCATATTCTGCAAAGGGTCGGGACTCATGAATTTCATTTTCCGCGCGTTGAGAATGCCGGGCTACTGTGTGAAAAAGCCACTCCGTTATTTGTATCCTTTGAGATTCCGCAGAGAGTTCTTCTTGCGGATATTCATCTTCAAATCTTTCCTTATCAAGCATTGCTCTCCTCCATAAAACGACAATGAATATGAAATTGAAAATCAAATTCATAATGAAAAGAGCGGTGCTTGTCTTATCCGAAATGAAAAAAGGGAACAGAAGGGGAGGGACTTGGTCTATGACGAGAGGGGGGGGAAAGCGTGAGACTCTTCGGCGCGATCTGGGCTAAGAGCCTCACATGTGAATGCACTTGTGCGCTATGCGTTAGTCTAATTTTTCCCTGAGTTTTTTGAGGATATCGCGTGCTGATTCTACAATATCGCCCTGTAAGTCGTAGGGGGCGATGTTTTGCATATCGGCCTGACGGACATCTTCACTCAGGGGCATGATGCCAAGCAGTTCTCCATCAGGGAGATTGGCACGAAGATAGTCTTTTTCTTCTTGGTTCCGGACTTTACTTGCAACGACAAACGTTTTTTTGAGACCGATGTCAGCTGCGAGTTCTCGAATCATGCGTGCTGTCTGTAGGCTTCGGGAACCAGGTTCGACAACTGTAATAAGAGCATCTACAGAATCTGCTGTTCCTCTGCCAAGATGTTCGATACCCGCCTCCATATCCATGATGACGCTTTCGCCTTTCTTGAAGAGAATGTGCTTCATGAGCGTCCTGACAAGGGCATGTTCTGGGCAGATGCACCCTCCACCACCTTGTTCTACAGTGCCAAGGAGGAGCAGTTTAATGCCTTTATGCTCGATGGAGTATGTGTCTGGAATATCTGCAACATGTGGAGTGAGAGAAAACATGCCGTCCCCTTCTGCTCCGGTTCGTTGCGTCGCGAGTTCTTTCATTTTGGAAATGGGCATGGTCGAGGCAAGCTGCTCAGGAGATATGCCAATGGCGGAACCGAAATTAGCGTCCGGATCGGCATCAATGGCGAGAACGGTCTCCCCACAATCAGCCAGCAGGCGCGCAAGGAGTCCAGCAAGAGTTGTTTTCCCCACGCCGCCTTTTCCTGTGATAGCTATTTTCATATGAGCTTTCCTTGATGCGGCCCGCCGTCGCAAAACGACGGACCGAGTTGACGTCCCTTTAGATACCGAGCCGCTGTCGCTTTTCGAGAATGGCTTGGTAGAGTTTGTTTGCCGCTTCGACCGGGGCTTCCTCGGGAATGAAGTAGCCCCCAAAGAGTTCCTTGGCGTCTTCGGTGAGAACCTTAACAACGCCGGGTGCTCCTGTGATCTGCGGCATAACGCCTACATGTGTAGGGAATCCAAGCGCAACGGCCCAGCTGCCAATTGCGACGGCCTTCTCGGACATCAGCTCTGGAGCTGATGCAACAATTGGCAGATCGCTCAGGTCGACGTCGAGGGCTTCGGCAAGGGCTGAGGCGACCAGAGCGGCCCGGGAGTTATCCACACAGGACCCCATATGCAGAACCGGAGGCAAGGGGCCTTCCAGTCCTGCGGCCTCGCCAACCAAAGTGAGAATCTTGAGCAGGGATTCGCCGCAAAATTCCTTTGAAGCCTCTTGTGTCATCATGCCGTTTTTGGCAAAAGCGCCCGCACCACATCCGGTGGCAAGCACCAGAACATTTTGAGCCAGCAACTCTTTCACGACGGTCATGTAGGCGTTGTCCTGCTTGACCCTGACGTTGTTGCACCCTGCAAAAAGTGCCACGCCTTTAATGTCACCGCTTACGATGGCATCGATGAGTGGTTTCAGAGGTTCTTCCGGGTTCACGGCGGCCAATGCGGAGACGATTGCTTCCTTACTGAACCCAACAATGGCTGTTTCTTTCACTTGGGGAATATTGACCCGTTCGGGATCGCGGCGTTTGTATGCTTCTATGGACAGACGGACGATTTCAGTGGCTTTCTCAAGGGCCTCTTCTTCACTGAATTCAATGT comes from the Desulfobaculum bizertense DSM 18034 genome and includes:
- a CDS encoding AAA family ATPase, whose product is MKIAITGKGGVGKTTLAGLLARLLADCGETVLAIDADPDANFGSAIGISPEQLASTMPISKMKELATQRTGAEGDGMFSLTPHVADIPDTYSIEHKGIKLLLLGTVEQGGGGCICPEHALVRTLMKHILFKKGESVIMDMEAGIEHLGRGTADSVDALITVVEPGSRSLQTARMIRELAADIGLKKTFVVASKVRNQEEKDYLRANLPDGELLGIMPLSEDVRQADMQNIAPYDLQGDIVESARDILKKLREKLD